A window of the Helianthus annuus cultivar XRQ/B chromosome 4, HanXRQr2.0-SUNRISE, whole genome shotgun sequence genome harbors these coding sequences:
- the LOC110933965 gene encoding uncharacterized protein LOC110933965 — METSVVWCARDSGGQKRKVWLDKGTGKACVLISSNGLAITGIDDRRYWSWISTEESRFRSVAYLQQIWWFEVDGEVEFPFPCGTYTLYFRLQLGRSGRRFGRRVCNSDHVHGWDIKPVKFQLSTSDGYGSKHFLCNGRDWKPGITWTLLLDNGADVSSEAEKQRVIMCLKAAVERRAPEGVRLELFKADKPGLLAQVTRTFRENAMNVAQAEISTTMGMALNIFYVTYAIGNPVLLGHYCLIMELMLILGIIVVRSIFRLATLLSWLALLV, encoded by the exons ATGGAGACTTCGGTGGTGTGGTGCGCTCGGGACTCGGGAGGCCAGAAGAGG aaagtTTGGTTGGATAAAGGCACAGGAAAAGCTTGTGTTTTGATATCTTCCAATGGATTAGCGATAACTGGGATTGACGATCGTAGATACTGGAGTTGGATTTCTACAGAGGAATCCAG ATTCCGTTCAGTTGCTTATCTCCAGCAAATTTGGTGGTTTGAAGTCGATGGTGAGGTCGAGTTTCCTTTTCCTTGTGGGACCTACACCCTCTACTTCCGCCTACAACTTGGGCGGTCAGGCAGGCGGTTTGGGCGGCGTGTCTGCAACTCTGACCATGTTCATGGTTGGGATATAAAACCTGTGAaatttcagctttcaacttcagATGGGTACGGCTCTAAACATTTTCTATGTAATGGACGCGATTGGAAACCCGGTATTACTTGGACATTATTGCTTGATAATGGAGCTGATGTTAGTTCAGAAGCCGAAAAGCAACGAGTGATCATGTGTTTAAAAGCCGCGGTTGAAAGAAGGGCACCCGAGGGTGTGCGTCTCGAGCTATTCAAAGCCGACAAACCCGGACTGTTGGCCCAAGTGACACGAACGTTTAGAGAAAACGCGATGAACGTAGCACAGGCCGAGATATCTACAACAATGGGTATGGCTCTAAACATTTTCTATGTAACGTACGCGATTGGAAACCCGGTGTTACTTGGACATTATTGCTTGATAATGGAGCTGATGTTAATTCTAGGAATTATTGTGGTCAG GTCCATATTCAGACTTGCTACTCTACTATCATGGCTAGCTCTCTTAGTGTGA
- the LOC110933966 gene encoding uncharacterized protein LOC110933966 — protein sequence MVLADLREGSTGPITVMVCRKWDVTSVNGRYMSTDYVVSDIKGGVMHCTARNNIAHYFFDKLKEGGIYLLKGFIVQSTDQYRILKDSPFVIGSNGSTTVKRVDDASGSFTRYPFLLTAFEDLEPTEGKYFVVMFVNCINTGEDGAYLPHSSILPFIMQPVTEYRKTPANMKKTTAVANCSESLATLEEILHHGRENKKHTNAEFNCRVVIKGVRNSEEWFSLMCGGGKCMKGVSRDHGELWCVGCENPVMFPRARFHLELDVLDSTAKSVIVCFDDTAQILTSTTAQSILNVESGLSHIYTVYSESIQDNFTPVMIQNSNGSISALPNCLHSLVGTTRTIQVDTSTYYHHGAFESYKCKRVLPDETNCQSVGSTTPTPMTRKGKGVMTIPTPIKLKETIRKYIPTYEGSDSDGFVGSAPGESPTGSYSEMVLWVSLQVKDKKLLRGTSTTWRCISGRRFRELLNKTGSFTNSFKFFSCNVCF from the exons ATGGTCCTTGCTGACCTCCGTGAAGGGAGTACCGGCCCCATCACGGTTATGGTTTGCAGAAAGTGGGACGTCACAAGTGTCAATGGACGCTACATGAGCACCGACTATGTCGTCAGTGATATAAAG GGAGGTGTGATGCATTGTACCGCCCGAAATAACATTGCACACTACTTCTTTGACAAGCTCAAAGAGGGCGGGATATATTTACTCAAGGGTTTTATAGTCCAGAGCACCGATCAATACCGGATTCTAAAAGACAGCCCCTTTGTTATCGGGTCGAATGGCTCCACGACTGTTAAGAGGGTTGACGATGCCAGTGGTTCATTTACGCGCTACCCGTTCTTACTTACGGCGTTTGAGGACCTCGAACCAACAGAGGGCAAGTATTTTGTAG TCATGTTTGTAAATTGCATCAATACCGGAGAAGACGGAGCGTATCTG CCACATTCAAGCATCCTCCCTTTCATTATGCAACCTGTGACTGAATATCGGAAGACACCTGCCAACATGAAGAAAACCACTGCTGTTGCTAACTGTTCAGAAAGTTTGGCGACTCTTGAAGAAATATTACACCATGGTCGAGAAAATAAGAAACACACG AATGCTGAGTTCAATTGTCGTGTGGTGATTAAAGGCGTACGTAATAGCGAAGAGTGGTTCAGTCTTATGTGTGGAGGAGGAAAATGCATGAAAGGTGTATCGCGTGATCACGGGGAGCTGTGGTGTGTTGGCTGTGAAAACCCAGTTATGTTTCCCCGAGCAAG GTTCCATCTTGAACTTGATGTGCTCGATTCCACGGCAAAATCGGTCATCGTGTGCTTCGATGACACTGCACAGATTCTAACAAGCACCACTGCTCAGTCTATACTCAATGTGGAATCGGGTCTCTCGCATATCTACACCGTTTATTCCGAAAGCATCCAGGATAACTTCACTCCAGTCATGATACAGAACTCTAACGGTAGCATCTCAGCGCTCCCAAACTGCTTACACTCACTTGTGGGCACCACCCGAACCATCCAAGTTGACACATCCACATACTACCATCATGGGGCCTTTGAGAGCTACAAATGCAAGCGTGTGCTCCCAGACGAAACCAATTGTCAATCCGTTGGATCTACCACTCCTACTCCCATGACTAGGAAAGGTAAAGGGGTGATGACAATACCAACACCGATTAAGCTCAAAGAAACAATCAGAAAGTACat CCCTACTTATGAAGGTTCTGATTCAGATGGTTTTGTGGGTAGCGCTCCAGGTGAAAG CCCTACAGGTTCTTATTCAGAGATGGTTCTGTGGGTATCGCTCCAGGTGAAAG ACAAGAAACTACTAAGGGGAACGTCGACTACATGGCGATGCATTAGCGGCAGAAGATTTCGTGAATTATTGAATAAAACCGGAAGCTTTACGAACTCCTTTAAGTTTTTTTCCTGTAATGTATGTTTTTAG
- the LOC110933964 gene encoding uncharacterized protein LOC110933964 → MNTLFREQRGRNLEVYVDDIVIKSLTEAAMIDDIAETLNTMRDVNMKLNPGKCCFGVEEGNFLGVVVTKGGIRANPEKTQAVAEMRSPRSLRDIQQLNGRLIALNRFLSKVADKTLPFMKVLKDCIQTNKFNWTTEAESAFQEMKAYICKLPALATPVPGDPLLLYLSASKTTISAVMMVEREGKQIPIYFISRTLKGPEERYMPLEKLALALVFASQRLIRYLQGHKSGRLAKWAVELGEHSLEFKPRTATKGQILADFLAEVPEDEERELQKWETLEEEERRRGDEAVWKLFTDGASSEEGNGAGITLLSPEGVELTYAIRLDFENTNNTAEYEALLAGMRLVQKMKAKHVEASTDSQLVVKQYQGEYEAKDSIMARYVAKVKETAKAFRTFKLEYIPRGRNRKSDALSKLASVAFDHLAKEVKVEVLTSPSLDVTEVATIEVSQETWMTPIVKFLRDGTLPEGEWAARKARVKALQYELIGEELYRRSYLGPSLKCIDMEEAEYVIREMHEGICGMHSGPRTIVRRAMNAGFYWPRMYETASEEIKKCDNCQVHAPMTHQHKHPMVPVSTSWPFQKWAIDIIGPFPEGPGGVKYVVVAIDYFTKWIEAKPLAKITGDQMRRFVLDNIVCRYGVPKELVSDNGVQFAGRPFKPWCEQMRIQQVFTSITHAQSNGLVERANQSVIKGMKGRLGRKQKGWLEELPFVLWTYRTTPKSCNGETPFSLTYGTEAMIPAEIGSQTARMKLRDEENEQDLRMNLNLLEERREVAAVKEAHYKKLLASYYNARMKKLNLVPGDLVLRANEASLQENTGKLGPNWEGPYRVTWANGKGTCKLETLEGKEVPRT, encoded by the exons ATGAACACCTTGTTTAGGGAGCAAAGGGGAAGGAATCTAGAGGTGTATGTTGACGACATTGTCATCAAGAGTCTGACAGAAGCAGCCATGATAGACGACATAGCTGAGACTCTCAACACAATGCGGGATGTAAACATGAAGCTGAACCCCGGGAAATGCTGTTTCGGGGTAGAGGAAGGAAATTTCCTGGGGGTGGTGGTAACTAAAGGAGGGATAAGGGCAAACCCAGAAAAAACCCAGGCTGTGGCCGAAATGCGCTCCCCCAGGTCCTTGAGGGACATCCAGCAATTAAACGGAAGGCTGATTGCGCTAAATCGTTTCTTATCAAAAGTGGCTGATAAAACCCTCCCTTTTATGAAGGTGTTAAAGGACTGCATCCAGACCAACAAATTCAACTGGACCACCGAGGCTGAATCTGCCTTTCAGGAAATGAAGGCCTACATCTGCAAGCTCCCAGCGTTAGCCACCCCGGTGCCCGGGGACCCGCTGCTCCTTTACCTATCTGCCTCTAAAACGACCATAAGCGCGGTCATGATGGTGGAACGGGAGGGGAAGCAGATCCCCATATATTTCATCAGCAGAACACTCAAGGGGCCCGAGGAACGGTACATGCCTCTAGAGAAACTTGCATTAGCCCTGGTCTTTGCATCTCAGAGGCTCATAAGATACTTACAAGGGCATAAG TCAGGACGACTGGCTAAATGGGCCGTAGAACTGGGAGAACACTCTCTGGAGTTCAAGCCCAGGACAGCCACGAAGGGACAGATACTGGCCGACTTCCTAGCAGAAGTACCCGAGGACGAAGAGAGGGAactacaaaagtgggaaactttGGAGGAGGAAGAAAGAAGGAGGGGGGACGAAGCCGTCTGGAAGTTGTTCACTGATGGAGCATCCAGTGAAGAAGGGAATGGTGCAGGCATCACGTTGCTAAGCCCCGAGGGGGTTGAACTGACATATGCTATAAGGCTAGATTTCGAAAACACCAACAATACCGCCGAATACGAAGCCCTCCTAGCAGGGATGAGATTGGTACAGAAGATGAAAGCAAAACACGTGGAGGCTAGTACCGATTCACAGTTGGTGGTGAAGCAGTATCAGGGGGAATATGAAGCGAAGGATAGCATCATGGCTCGGTATGTGGCGAAAGTTAAAGAGACAGCTAAGGCATTCAGAACCTTTAAACTGGAATACATCCCCCGAGGGAGGAACAGAAAGTCTGATGCACTCAGCAAGTTAGCTTCAGTAGCATTCGACCACCTCGCGAAAGAGGTCAAAGTAGAGGTCTTGACATCCCCCTCCCTGGACGTAACGGAAGTAGCTACAATCGAAGTTTCCCAAGAAACATGGATGACTCCAATCGTTAAATTCCTCCGGGACGGGACCTTGCCCGAGGGGGAATGGGCGGCCAGAAAGGCAAGAGTCAAGGCCTTACAGTATGAACTAATTGGAGAAGAACTATACCGAAGGTCGTATCTGGGTCCGTCCCTAAAGTGCATAGATATGGAAGAGGCCGAATATGTGATCAGGGAAATGCACGAGGGAATCTGTGGAATGCACTCAGGACCGAGAACGATTGTAAGAAGGGCAATGAACGCAGGATTCTACTGGCCGCGAATGTACGAGACGGCATCTGAAGAGATCAAGAAGTGTGATAACTGCCAAGTACATGCACCAATGACCCACCAACATAAACACCCTATGGTTCCGGTCTCGACGTCTTGGCCATTTCAAAAATGGGCCATAGACATAATTGGGCCTTTTCCAGAGGGCCCCGGGGGGGTCAAATACGTGGTAGTGGCCATCGATTATTTCACTAAGTGGATCGAAGCGAAACCCCTGGCAAAGATCACCGGAGATCAAATGAGGCGGTTCGTACTGGATAACATCGTGTGCAGGTATGGGGTCCCTAAGGAACTGGTGAGTGACAACGGGGTGCAATTCGCCGGGAGACCCTTCAAGCCATGGTGCGAACAAATGAGAATCCAACAGGTATTCACCTCTATAACCCATGCCCAAAGTAACGGATTGGTAGAAAGAGCCAACCAGAGCGTTATCAAAGGAATGAAGGGCAGGCTTGGGAGGAAACAGAAAGGCTGGCTAGAAGAACTTCCATTTGTGTTATGGACATACCGAACCACTCCCAAAAGTTGCAATGGGGAGACCCCATTCAGCCTTACCTACGGGACGGAAGCCATGATCCCTGCAGAGATCGGGTCCCAAACCGCCCGGATGAAGCTGAGGGATGAGGAGAACGAGCAGGATCTAAGAATGAACCTTAACTTATTGGAAGAAAGAAGGGAGGTAGCAGCGGTGAAAGAAGCTCACTATAAAAAACTCCTGGCAAGTTACTACAACGCACGGATGAAGAAGCTCAACCTCGTCCCAGGGGACCTAGTCCTTAGAGCCAACGAGGCCAGTTTACAGGAAAACACCGGGAAGTTGGGACCTAACTGGGAAGGCCCATATAGAGTCACATGGGCAAACGGGAAGGGAACGTGCAAGTTGGAGACTTTGGAAGGAAAAGAGGTCCCCAGGACCTAG